The Phoenix dactylifera cultivar Barhee BC4 chromosome 17, palm_55x_up_171113_PBpolish2nd_filt_p, whole genome shotgun sequence genome contains a region encoding:
- the LOC103724026 gene encoding CRIB domain-containing protein RIC7-like: MGTKMKGLLKGLRYISQIFDTDTKEQEMQIGYPTDVKHVAHIGWDGPSVNAPGWRNELRSSSVPLTAPIAGGVPPKYPSEIGGVQDSSARDQPEVPARRSSRHNASLAGHSVDSPHRESRLSRRHQSSGAAAVDSLVRESSEGSRHGRRHRGTAGLRQESTAGSGDGGGSQSQDGGAAVPKRDRPRRKTKGSSSGGGSVRSTSRSNAAASESEGGVESQSSYSAPSLKTTREEEGF; this comes from the exons ATGGGCACCAAGATGAAGGGCCTTTTGAAGGGCCTCCGCTACATCTCCCAAATATTCG ACACAGATACGAAGGAGCAGGAGATGCAGATCGGATACCCCACGGACGTCAAGCACGTGGCGCATATCGGCTGGGACGGCCCTTCCGTAAATGCCCCCGGCTGG AGGAACGAGTTGCGGTCGTCTTCGGTCCCTCTCACCGCCCCCATTGCCGGAGGCGTCCCACCTAAATATCCCTCAG AGATCGGTGGAGTACAGGACTCTTCAGCCCGGGACCAGCCGGAGGTTCCGGCGCGGAGGTCGTCGCGGCACAACGCCTCGCTCGCCGGGCACAGCGTCGACTCGCCACACCGCGAGTCCCGACTGTCGCGGCGCCACCAGTCGTCCGGCGCTGCCGCTGTCGACTCCCTGGTGCGCGAATCCTCAGAGGGGTCGCGGCACGGCCGGAGGCATCGGGGCACCGCCGGTCTCAGGCAGGAGAGCACCGCTGGAAGCGGTGACGGGGGCGGTTCGCAGTCGCAGGATGGAGGGGCGGCGGTGCCGAAGCGGGACCGCCCCCGCCGGAAGACCAAGGGGTCCTCGTCCGGCGGAGGCTCCGTCAGGTCGACGTCCCGATCGAATGCCGCCGCCTCGGAATCGGAGGGCGGGGTCGAGAGCCAGAGCTCGTATTCTGCCCCGTCCTTGAAGACGACGAGAGAGGAGGAAGGGTTCTGA
- the LOC103721843 gene encoding glutathione gamma-glutamylcysteinyltransferase 1-like isoform X2 yields MAVASIYRRILPSPPAIEFASSEGKRLFSEALQSGTMEGFFRLISYFQTQSEPAYCGLASLSVVLNALEIDPRRKWKGPWRWFDESMLDCCEPLDKVKAEGITFGKVACLAHCAGAKVEAFHTNQSTIGHFRDHVIKCTSTEDCHLIASYHRKPFKQTGSGHFSPIGGYHAGSDMALILDVARFKYPPHWVPLTLLWEAMDTIDEATGCPRGFMLLSRLQKASSLLYTLSCRHESWVSMAKYLTDDVPILLKSEGLHTVPEVLNVIFKSLPTNAGDFIKWVAEVRRQEEDEPRLSMEEKERLAVKEEVLQQVHETELFKFVSDFLLSARSCCANLLSSRDKDLLPEIAATVCCQGAALLSGDLGASESFCCSETCIKCLRANGDAPMTVVSGTVVSNGNKQGVDMLIPVSPGNSKSCCSFSHNNCVVMHPTINDVFTVLLLALPPQTWIGIKDDRLLAEIHGLVSIENLPDVLEQEVLHLQRQLHFLKEMQR; encoded by the exons atgGCGGTGGCGAGCATCTATCGGCGGATACTCCCTTCTCCACCCGCGATCGAGTTCGCCTCCTCCGAGGGAAAG CGACTTTTCTCTGAAGCCCTTCAAAGTGGGACCATGGAAGGATTTTTCAGGTTGATTTCTTACTTCCAAACTCAATCAGAACCTGCATATTGTGGATTGGCCAGTTTGTCTGTTGTTTTGAATGCCCTTGAAATAGATCCACGAAGAAAATGGAAAG GCCCTTGGAGATGGTTTGATGAGTCCATGTTGGACTGCTGTGAACCTTTGGATAAGGTCAAAGCTGAAGGCATCACATTTGGGAAAGTTGCCTGCTTAGCTCATTGTGCCGGAGCTAAAGTCGAAGCTTTCCATACGAACCAAAGCACCATTGGTCACTTCCGTGACCATGTAATAAAATGTACTTCCACTGAAGATTGTCATCTAATTGCATCATACCATAGGAAGCCTTTTAAACAG ACAGGAAGTGGTCATTTTTCACCAATTGGTGGCTATCATGCTGGAAGTGACATGGCACTCATTTTGGATGTTGCACGTTTCAAATATCCTCCTCACTGGGTTCCACTCACACTTCTTTGGGAAGCCATGGATACCATAGATGAAGCAACTGGATGTCCAAGGGG GTTCATGCTCTTGTCAAGGCTTCAGAAAGCGTCATCTTTGCTTTATACACTG AGCTGCAGACATGAGAGTTGGGTTAGCATGGCAAAGTACTTGACTGATGACGTACCTATTCTCTTAAAATCTGAGGGTTTACACACTGTTCCAGAAGTTCTTAACGTTATATTTAAATCCCTACCCACCAATGCTGGGGATTTTATCAAGTGGGTTGCAGAAGTTAGAAGACAAGAGGAGGATGAGCCGAGATTAAGCatggaggagaaagaaaggCTTGCAGTGAAG GAAGAGGTACTGCAACAAGTTCATGAGACCGAACTATTTAAATTCGTATCAGACTTCTTGCTTTCTGCAAGATCATGTTGCGCAAATTTGTTGTCTTCTAGAGATAAAGATTTGTTACCAGAAATTGCAGCTACTGTCTGTTGCCAAGGGGCGGCGCTTTTATCAGGGGACCTTGGAGCGAGCGAAAGCTTTTGCTGCAGCGAAACATGCATCAAATGTCTGAGGGCCAATGGGGATGCACCTATGACTGTTGTATCTGGTACAGTGGTTTCAAATGGCAATAAACAAGGGGTTGACATGCTCATACCAGTATCACCAGGAAATTCGAAAAGTTGTTGCAGTTTCAGTCATAATAATTGTGTTGTGATGCACCCAACAATTAATGATGTCTTCACTGTTCTCTTATTAGCTTTGCCTCCCCAAACTTGGATCGGTATCAAGGATGACAGACTGTTAGCTGAAATTCATGGCCTTGTTTCAATTGAGAATCTTCCGGATGTTCTTGAACAGGAG GTTTTGCACTTGCAACGGCAGCTCCATTTCCTGAAAGAGATGCAAAGATAA
- the LOC103721843 gene encoding glutathione gamma-glutamylcysteinyltransferase 1-like isoform X1: MVFLSKSLRLWAHRKLVPARNSEEIGDLRFSTQCLVVGSFICFERLFSEALQSGTMEGFFRLISYFQTQSEPAYCGLASLSVVLNALEIDPRRKWKGPWRWFDESMLDCCEPLDKVKAEGITFGKVACLAHCAGAKVEAFHTNQSTIGHFRDHVIKCTSTEDCHLIASYHRKPFKQTGSGHFSPIGGYHAGSDMALILDVARFKYPPHWVPLTLLWEAMDTIDEATGCPRGFMLLSRLQKASSLLYTLSCRHESWVSMAKYLTDDVPILLKSEGLHTVPEVLNVIFKSLPTNAGDFIKWVAEVRRQEEDEPRLSMEEKERLAVKEEVLQQVHETELFKFVSDFLLSARSCCANLLSSRDKDLLPEIAATVCCQGAALLSGDLGASESFCCSETCIKCLRANGDAPMTVVSGTVVSNGNKQGVDMLIPVSPGNSKSCCSFSHNNCVVMHPTINDVFTVLLLALPPQTWIGIKDDRLLAEIHGLVSIENLPDVLEQEVLHLQRQLHFLKEMQR; encoded by the exons ATGGTATTTCTTTCCAAGTCACTAAGATTGTGGGCTCATAGAAAACTGGTTCCAGCGAGAAATAGCGAGGAGATCGGAGATTTACGGTTTTCTACGCAATGTTTAGTTGTTGGATCGTTTATATGTTTCGAG CGACTTTTCTCTGAAGCCCTTCAAAGTGGGACCATGGAAGGATTTTTCAGGTTGATTTCTTACTTCCAAACTCAATCAGAACCTGCATATTGTGGATTGGCCAGTTTGTCTGTTGTTTTGAATGCCCTTGAAATAGATCCACGAAGAAAATGGAAAG GCCCTTGGAGATGGTTTGATGAGTCCATGTTGGACTGCTGTGAACCTTTGGATAAGGTCAAAGCTGAAGGCATCACATTTGGGAAAGTTGCCTGCTTAGCTCATTGTGCCGGAGCTAAAGTCGAAGCTTTCCATACGAACCAAAGCACCATTGGTCACTTCCGTGACCATGTAATAAAATGTACTTCCACTGAAGATTGTCATCTAATTGCATCATACCATAGGAAGCCTTTTAAACAG ACAGGAAGTGGTCATTTTTCACCAATTGGTGGCTATCATGCTGGAAGTGACATGGCACTCATTTTGGATGTTGCACGTTTCAAATATCCTCCTCACTGGGTTCCACTCACACTTCTTTGGGAAGCCATGGATACCATAGATGAAGCAACTGGATGTCCAAGGGG GTTCATGCTCTTGTCAAGGCTTCAGAAAGCGTCATCTTTGCTTTATACACTG AGCTGCAGACATGAGAGTTGGGTTAGCATGGCAAAGTACTTGACTGATGACGTACCTATTCTCTTAAAATCTGAGGGTTTACACACTGTTCCAGAAGTTCTTAACGTTATATTTAAATCCCTACCCACCAATGCTGGGGATTTTATCAAGTGGGTTGCAGAAGTTAGAAGACAAGAGGAGGATGAGCCGAGATTAAGCatggaggagaaagaaaggCTTGCAGTGAAG GAAGAGGTACTGCAACAAGTTCATGAGACCGAACTATTTAAATTCGTATCAGACTTCTTGCTTTCTGCAAGATCATGTTGCGCAAATTTGTTGTCTTCTAGAGATAAAGATTTGTTACCAGAAATTGCAGCTACTGTCTGTTGCCAAGGGGCGGCGCTTTTATCAGGGGACCTTGGAGCGAGCGAAAGCTTTTGCTGCAGCGAAACATGCATCAAATGTCTGAGGGCCAATGGGGATGCACCTATGACTGTTGTATCTGGTACAGTGGTTTCAAATGGCAATAAACAAGGGGTTGACATGCTCATACCAGTATCACCAGGAAATTCGAAAAGTTGTTGCAGTTTCAGTCATAATAATTGTGTTGTGATGCACCCAACAATTAATGATGTCTTCACTGTTCTCTTATTAGCTTTGCCTCCCCAAACTTGGATCGGTATCAAGGATGACAGACTGTTAGCTGAAATTCATGGCCTTGTTTCAATTGAGAATCTTCCGGATGTTCTTGAACAGGAG GTTTTGCACTTGCAACGGCAGCTCCATTTCCTGAAAGAGATGCAAAGATAA
- the LOC103721843 gene encoding glutathione gamma-glutamylcysteinyltransferase 1-like isoform X3, whose protein sequence is MEGFFRLISYFQTQSEPAYCGLASLSVVLNALEIDPRRKWKGPWRWFDESMLDCCEPLDKVKAEGITFGKVACLAHCAGAKVEAFHTNQSTIGHFRDHVIKCTSTEDCHLIASYHRKPFKQTGSGHFSPIGGYHAGSDMALILDVARFKYPPHWVPLTLLWEAMDTIDEATGCPRGFMLLSRLQKASSLLYTLSCRHESWVSMAKYLTDDVPILLKSEGLHTVPEVLNVIFKSLPTNAGDFIKWVAEVRRQEEDEPRLSMEEKERLAVKEEVLQQVHETELFKFVSDFLLSARSCCANLLSSRDKDLLPEIAATVCCQGAALLSGDLGASESFCCSETCIKCLRANGDAPMTVVSGTVVSNGNKQGVDMLIPVSPGNSKSCCSFSHNNCVVMHPTINDVFTVLLLALPPQTWIGIKDDRLLAEIHGLVSIENLPDVLEQEVLHLQRQLHFLKEMQR, encoded by the exons ATGGAAGGATTTTTCAGGTTGATTTCTTACTTCCAAACTCAATCAGAACCTGCATATTGTGGATTGGCCAGTTTGTCTGTTGTTTTGAATGCCCTTGAAATAGATCCACGAAGAAAATGGAAAG GCCCTTGGAGATGGTTTGATGAGTCCATGTTGGACTGCTGTGAACCTTTGGATAAGGTCAAAGCTGAAGGCATCACATTTGGGAAAGTTGCCTGCTTAGCTCATTGTGCCGGAGCTAAAGTCGAAGCTTTCCATACGAACCAAAGCACCATTGGTCACTTCCGTGACCATGTAATAAAATGTACTTCCACTGAAGATTGTCATCTAATTGCATCATACCATAGGAAGCCTTTTAAACAG ACAGGAAGTGGTCATTTTTCACCAATTGGTGGCTATCATGCTGGAAGTGACATGGCACTCATTTTGGATGTTGCACGTTTCAAATATCCTCCTCACTGGGTTCCACTCACACTTCTTTGGGAAGCCATGGATACCATAGATGAAGCAACTGGATGTCCAAGGGG GTTCATGCTCTTGTCAAGGCTTCAGAAAGCGTCATCTTTGCTTTATACACTG AGCTGCAGACATGAGAGTTGGGTTAGCATGGCAAAGTACTTGACTGATGACGTACCTATTCTCTTAAAATCTGAGGGTTTACACACTGTTCCAGAAGTTCTTAACGTTATATTTAAATCCCTACCCACCAATGCTGGGGATTTTATCAAGTGGGTTGCAGAAGTTAGAAGACAAGAGGAGGATGAGCCGAGATTAAGCatggaggagaaagaaaggCTTGCAGTGAAG GAAGAGGTACTGCAACAAGTTCATGAGACCGAACTATTTAAATTCGTATCAGACTTCTTGCTTTCTGCAAGATCATGTTGCGCAAATTTGTTGTCTTCTAGAGATAAAGATTTGTTACCAGAAATTGCAGCTACTGTCTGTTGCCAAGGGGCGGCGCTTTTATCAGGGGACCTTGGAGCGAGCGAAAGCTTTTGCTGCAGCGAAACATGCATCAAATGTCTGAGGGCCAATGGGGATGCACCTATGACTGTTGTATCTGGTACAGTGGTTTCAAATGGCAATAAACAAGGGGTTGACATGCTCATACCAGTATCACCAGGAAATTCGAAAAGTTGTTGCAGTTTCAGTCATAATAATTGTGTTGTGATGCACCCAACAATTAATGATGTCTTCACTGTTCTCTTATTAGCTTTGCCTCCCCAAACTTGGATCGGTATCAAGGATGACAGACTGTTAGCTGAAATTCATGGCCTTGTTTCAATTGAGAATCTTCCGGATGTTCTTGAACAGGAG GTTTTGCACTTGCAACGGCAGCTCCATTTCCTGAAAGAGATGCAAAGATAA